A region from the Caldicellulosiruptor naganoensis genome encodes:
- a CDS encoding ABC transporter ATP-binding protein, which produces MLKIQNVTVNFGGIVALNNVNIDVEKGSIIGLIGPNGAGKTTVFNVISGIYNPNTGKVEFSNYDITYKKTYQVSALGISRTFQNIRLFKELSVLDNVKISFHKNIGYNLFDAIFRTKKFLKEEKQNHKKAEELLKIFNLYDKRYELAKNLPYGEQRKLEIVRALATSPKLLLLDEPAAGMNPQETQELKNLIRFIKDKFDLTILLIEHDMSVVMDICEKIYVLDYGEVIAVGSPEDVKNNPRVIEAYLGEGALEFA; this is translated from the coding sequence ATGCTTAAAATACAAAATGTAACAGTCAACTTTGGCGGAATTGTGGCTCTTAACAATGTCAATATTGATGTGGAAAAAGGTTCGATAATTGGACTTATTGGTCCAAACGGTGCTGGCAAGACAACTGTGTTTAATGTCATATCAGGGATTTATAACCCAAACACAGGTAAGGTTGAGTTTTCGAATTATGATATAACCTATAAAAAGACTTACCAAGTATCTGCTTTAGGGATTTCAAGAACTTTTCAAAATATAAGACTTTTTAAAGAATTGAGCGTACTTGACAATGTGAAAATCTCTTTTCACAAAAATATAGGTTATAACCTGTTTGATGCAATTTTTAGGACTAAAAAATTTCTAAAAGAAGAGAAGCAAAATCACAAAAAGGCTGAAGAGCTTTTGAAGATATTCAATTTATATGATAAAAGGTATGAACTTGCTAAAAATTTGCCGTATGGTGAGCAGCGAAAACTTGAAATTGTTCGTGCTCTTGCAACATCACCAAAACTTCTTTTGTTAGATGAACCAGCAGCTGGTATGAACCCTCAAGAAACGCAGGAACTAAAGAACCTGATTAGGTTCATAAAGGACAAATTTGACCTTACAATTTTATTAATTGAACATGATATGTCGGTTGTAATGGATATATGCGAAAAGATATACGTGCTTGATTATGGTGAAGTGATTGCAGTAGGGTCACCTGAAGATGTCAAAAACAACCCTCGTGTAATTGAAGCATACCTCGGAGAGGGGGCTTTAGAATTTGCTTAA
- the carB gene encoding carbamoyl-phosphate synthase large subunit — MPLRKDIKKVLVIGSGPIIIGQAAEFDYSGSQACKALKEEGIEVVLINSNPATIMTDKTMADSIYIEPINCEIIEKIIQKEKVDSILPTLGGQTGLNIAVELYKSGILDKYNVKVIGTNIEAIEFAEDRRLFKELMIKIGEPVVPSEVVTSVEDGLKFVEKIGFPVIIRPAYTLGGTGGGIANNKEEFVEIARRGLTYSPVSQILVEKSIKGWKEIEYEVMRDSNGCLITVCNMENIDPVGIHTGDSIVVAPSQTLSDKEYQILRSSALKIIDALKIEGGCNVQFALNPDSFEYAVIEVNPRVSRSSALASKATGYPIARIAAKIALGFTLDEIENAITKMTYASFEPALDYVVLKIPRWPFDKFTYANRKLGTQMKATGEVMSIGRTFEESLLKGIRSLDIGVDSLDLPELKNFSNDELKELIKEADDRRIFALAEALRREFTIDEIYELCKVDKFFLYKIKNIIDMENRIKNENLDANLLAAAKKMGFGDKTIASLRGSTESEIRSLRKRFNIKPVYKMVDTCAAEFEAKTPYYYSTYERENDIINDQKLESSKKIVVLGSGPIRIGQGIEFDYTSVHSVYTLSKLGIKSVIINNNPETVSTDFDTSDMLFFEPLTKENVLNVIEELSADGVIVQFGGQTAIKLSQELAKEGVRIFGTSAEGIDIAEDRERFDKILNKLNIKRPPGFTCYNVDEALEIANKLKYPVLVRPSYVLGGQGMKIAFDDDDIIEMLSYAKNLNEHPILIDKYIVGKEIEVDAISDGEDILIPGIMEHIERAGVHSGDSISLYPARNISKHIESLIVKYTQDIARELKCKGLINVQFIVQNEELYVIEVNPRGSRTVPFLSKVTGVPMVELATKVSLGYKLKDLVNTVGLLPKKDFYAFKVPVFSFEKLPDVEVSLGPEMKSTGEVMGISKDYHIALYKGLIAAGIKLPLTGGVLFTVADPDKNEIIPIAEKFEKLGFKIYATSKTAKHLNYYQVAANCVRKVSEGSPNIIDLIRSGRINIVINTPTKGRQPQRDGFLIRRFAVENKVPIFTSVDTAKAAVEIIEFIKQKKELDIFNIGEIDNEAIRR; from the coding sequence GTGCCACTGAGAAAGGACATAAAAAAGGTTTTGGTAATAGGTTCTGGTCCAATAATAATTGGTCAGGCTGCCGAATTTGACTATTCAGGAAGCCAAGCATGTAAGGCTTTAAAAGAAGAAGGAATAGAAGTGGTCCTGATTAATTCGAACCCCGCAACTATTATGACAGATAAAACCATGGCAGACAGCATCTATATTGAACCAATAAACTGCGAAATAATAGAAAAGATAATTCAAAAGGAAAAGGTTGACTCTATATTGCCAACCTTAGGTGGTCAGACAGGTCTTAACATTGCAGTTGAGCTTTACAAAAGCGGAATTCTGGATAAGTACAACGTAAAGGTGATTGGCACAAACATTGAGGCAATAGAGTTTGCCGAGGATAGGCGGCTTTTTAAAGAACTCATGATAAAGATTGGGGAACCTGTTGTGCCAAGTGAGGTTGTCACTTCTGTTGAGGATGGACTTAAATTTGTCGAGAAGATTGGATTTCCAGTTATAATAAGACCTGCTTATACACTTGGCGGGACAGGCGGCGGCATTGCAAACAACAAAGAAGAGTTTGTTGAGATTGCAAGAAGGGGGCTTACCTACAGTCCAGTTTCACAGATATTAGTTGAAAAGAGTATAAAAGGCTGGAAAGAAATAGAGTATGAGGTTATGCGCGACTCAAACGGCTGTCTTATTACTGTGTGCAATATGGAAAACATTGATCCTGTTGGTATTCACACAGGTGACAGTATTGTTGTTGCACCATCCCAAACACTTTCTGATAAAGAGTATCAGATACTGCGTTCATCTGCCTTAAAGATTATTGATGCACTAAAGATTGAAGGTGGTTGTAACGTTCAATTTGCTCTAAATCCTGACAGCTTTGAGTATGCAGTAATTGAAGTAAATCCAAGGGTAAGCAGATCCTCAGCTCTTGCTTCTAAAGCAACAGGGTACCCTATTGCAAGAATTGCAGCAAAGATTGCACTTGGTTTTACACTTGATGAGATAGAAAATGCTATCACAAAGATGACCTATGCGAGCTTTGAACCAGCACTTGACTATGTTGTATTGAAGATTCCACGCTGGCCTTTTGACAAATTCACATATGCAAACCGCAAACTTGGAACACAGATGAAAGCAACAGGAGAAGTAATGTCGATTGGAAGAACATTCGAAGAAAGTCTTCTCAAAGGTATAAGGTCGCTTGACATCGGTGTTGACAGCTTGGATTTGCCTGAGCTAAAGAATTTTAGTAATGATGAGCTGAAAGAATTAATAAAAGAGGCAGATGACAGGAGAATCTTTGCTTTGGCTGAAGCTTTGAGAAGAGAGTTTACTATTGATGAGATTTATGAGCTTTGCAAAGTTGATAAGTTCTTTTTATATAAGATTAAAAACATCATTGATATGGAAAACAGAATTAAAAATGAAAATCTTGATGCTAACCTTTTAGCTGCCGCAAAAAAGATGGGGTTTGGTGACAAAACAATTGCAAGCTTGAGAGGTAGCACTGAAAGTGAAATAAGAAGTCTTAGAAAAAGGTTTAACATAAAGCCTGTTTACAAGATGGTAGACACCTGTGCTGCTGAGTTTGAAGCAAAGACGCCTTACTATTACTCAACTTATGAAAGAGAAAACGATATAATTAATGACCAAAAACTTGAATCTTCTAAAAAGATAGTTGTGCTTGGGTCAGGTCCAATTAGAATTGGCCAAGGCATTGAGTTTGACTATACCTCTGTCCACAGCGTATACACTCTCTCAAAACTTGGAATAAAATCTGTAATAATAAACAATAATCCAGAAACTGTAAGCACTGACTTTGACACATCAGATATGCTATTTTTTGAGCCTTTGACTAAAGAGAATGTTTTAAATGTAATTGAAGAGCTTTCTGCTGATGGTGTAATAGTACAGTTTGGTGGACAGACTGCAATAAAGCTTTCTCAAGAGCTTGCAAAAGAGGGAGTTAGAATATTTGGAACAAGTGCAGAAGGAATAGACATTGCAGAGGATAGAGAAAGGTTTGATAAAATATTAAACAAGTTAAACATAAAACGTCCACCCGGTTTTACTTGTTATAATGTTGATGAGGCTCTTGAGATAGCAAATAAGCTAAAATACCCTGTTTTAGTAAGGCCCTCATATGTCCTTGGCGGGCAGGGTATGAAGATTGCGTTTGATGATGATGACATAATTGAGATGCTGAGCTATGCAAAAAATCTTAATGAACATCCTATTTTAATTGACAAATATATAGTAGGGAAGGAAATAGAAGTTGATGCGATATCTGACGGTGAGGATATTTTAATCCCGGGAATAATGGAGCATATTGAAAGAGCAGGCGTCCACTCAGGTGACAGTATCTCCTTGTACCCTGCAAGAAATATATCAAAACATATAGAGAGCTTGATTGTCAAATACACTCAGGATATAGCTAGAGAGCTAAAATGCAAAGGTCTTATCAACGTCCAGTTCATAGTCCAAAACGAGGAGCTTTATGTGATAGAGGTAAATCCAAGGGGAAGTAGGACGGTGCCATTCCTTAGCAAAGTCACTGGTGTGCCGATGGTTGAACTTGCAACAAAGGTAAGTTTGGGCTATAAATTGAAGGATTTAGTAAACACAGTGGGACTTTTGCCCAAAAAAGATTTTTACGCTTTCAAGGTACCTGTGTTTTCGTTTGAAAAACTGCCTGACGTTGAGGTGTCATTAGGACCAGAGATGAAATCAACGGGCGAGGTAATGGGAATATCAAAAGATTATCATATTGCCCTCTACAAAGGACTTATTGCAGCAGGGATAAAGCTTCCTCTGACGGGTGGTGTTCTTTTCACAGTTGCCGACCCTGACAAGAATGAGATAATTCCTATTGCTGAGAAGTTTGAGAAGCTCGGGTTTAAGATATATGCAACATCCAAAACAGCAAAGCATCTTAATTACTATCAGGTTGCTGCAAACTGTGTTAGAAAAGTCTCAGAAGGAAGTCCTAACATAATAGATTTGATAAGAAGTGGTAGAATAAACATTGTCATAAATACTCCGACAAAGGGAAGACAGCCTCAAAGAGATGGGTTTTTAATCAGAAGGTTTGCAGTTGAAAACAAAGTTCCAATCTTTACATCTGTTGACACGGCAAAGGCTGCTGTTGAGATAATTGAGTTTATCAAACAAAAGAAAGAACTTGACATTTTCAACATAGGAGAGATTGACAATGAAGCTATTAGACGTTGA
- a CDS encoding IS1634 family transposase produces MFVKITNAGGYQYVRLVENYRENGKVKQRVLFNFGRLDILKDDPAFKNIVKKLSDIVAETTTENAKAVTIESEEDISDAVVKNWGYIVYRKLWQELEIDKFLKGKAAKERKIKFDVDKVSFLMTIQRLIEPMSKLRTYHQRSKYFGFEEDIDLNQLYRCLDFLDSVKEDLETYLYQRNKDLFKMVVDVVFYDVTTIYFESCRADELKNFGFSKDNKVNEVQVVLGLLVDKEGRPIGYELFPGNTIDSKTMVKILRKLKEKFSIDKIIIVADKGLNSRINLKMIKEAGYDYIVASRLKNASKEILDEVFNEEGYKRLDGKRCLNAEEIYGDEFKYKVLERTNIVKDEEGKEFKIEENLIITYSSKRAKKDKEDRERLVRKAKELLENKGSITALEKKGARKYLKKKSKSEEYVLDEEAIKRDEKFDGYYAIQTSKKDMDVEEVLGAYHDLWKIEQSFRVMKSCLEVRPIYHFTESRIKGHFVICFLAFLLQRTLEYILRRKGKGISSERIMEAIYSMNFFEIEIKGKKYLIKQRIEGGAGDILNVMKIKGPKNFMTYEEGLEFIGISK; encoded by the coding sequence ATGTTTGTCAAAATTACTAATGCTGGCGGTTATCAGTATGTTAGGTTAGTCGAAAATTACCGTGAAAATGGTAAAGTAAAGCAAAGAGTACTATTTAACTTTGGTAGACTTGATATTCTCAAAGATGACCCCGCTTTTAAAAACATTGTAAAAAAACTATCTGATATTGTCGCTGAAACAACTACTGAGAATGCAAAAGCTGTTACTATTGAATCTGAAGAAGATATTTCGGATGCAGTTGTAAAAAACTGGGGATACATTGTATACAGAAAGTTATGGCAGGAGCTTGAAATTGATAAGTTTTTAAAAGGGAAAGCAGCAAAAGAGAGAAAGATAAAATTTGATGTAGACAAAGTAAGTTTTTTAATGACCATACAGAGATTGATAGAGCCAATGAGCAAACTAAGAACTTATCATCAGAGAAGCAAATATTTTGGATTTGAAGAGGATATAGATTTGAATCAATTGTACAGGTGTTTAGATTTTCTTGACAGTGTAAAAGAAGATTTAGAGACATACCTGTATCAGAGAAATAAAGACTTATTTAAGATGGTAGTTGATGTAGTGTTTTATGATGTGACGACAATATACTTTGAGAGTTGTAGAGCGGATGAACTTAAAAATTTTGGGTTTAGCAAAGACAACAAGGTAAATGAAGTGCAAGTTGTATTAGGGCTTTTGGTGGACAAAGAAGGCAGACCGATAGGGTATGAACTTTTTCCTGGTAATACGATAGATAGCAAGACGATGGTAAAGATACTGAGGAAGCTGAAGGAAAAATTTAGTATAGATAAGATAATAATAGTAGCAGACAAAGGGCTTAACAGCAGAATAAATTTAAAGATGATAAAAGAAGCTGGGTACGACTATATAGTAGCAAGCAGATTAAAGAATGCAAGTAAAGAAATTTTAGATGAAGTTTTTAATGAAGAAGGATATAAAAGACTTGATGGCAAAAGATGTTTGAATGCTGAAGAAATTTATGGTGATGAATTCAAATATAAGGTATTGGAAAGAACAAATATTGTCAAGGATGAAGAGGGTAAAGAGTTCAAAATAGAAGAGAATTTGATAATAACGTATTCAAGCAAGAGAGCCAAGAAAGACAAAGAAGACAGAGAGAGATTGGTAAGAAAAGCCAAAGAGCTTTTAGAGAACAAAGGAAGCATAACAGCCTTAGAAAAGAAAGGTGCAAGGAAATATTTGAAGAAGAAATCAAAATCAGAAGAATATGTATTGGATGAGGAAGCGATAAAACGAGATGAGAAATTTGACGGTTATTATGCAATTCAAACGAGCAAAAAGGATATGGATGTAGAAGAGGTTTTAGGAGCATATCACGATTTATGGAAGATAGAACAGTCATTCAGAGTAATGAAAAGCTGTTTAGAAGTGCGACCGATATATCACTTTACAGAAAGCAGAATAAAAGGACATTTTGTGATATGTTTTTTGGCATTTTTACTGCAAAGGACATTGGAATATATTTTGAGGAGAAAAGGTAAAGGAATAAGTAGTGAAAGGATAATGGAAGCAATATATTCAATGAACTTTTTTGAAATAGAGATAAAAGGGAAGAAATATTTGATAAAGCAAAGAATTGAGGGAGGAGCTGGAGATATACTGAATGTAATGAAGATAAAGGGTCCAAAAAACTTCATGACATATGAGGAAGGCTTAGAATTTATTGGTATTAGCAAATGA
- a CDS encoding branched-chain amino acid ABC transporter permease: MKKRFLVYFLIVVVIYAIITVLMKIGVIDDYIKLNLFLIMLNIILAVSLNLINGITGQFSLGHAGFMAIGAYTTAVLTTLEKPLPFYLTLLTGGLLAMICGLLIGLPVLRLRGDYLAIATLGFGEIIRVIVQNIDYLGGASGISDIPQGIDWTGYFVVTVITVVVILNIINSSFGRAMIAIREDEIAAEAMGINTTLYKVLAFMIGAFFAGVAGSVYAGSFGFIQPDMFNFFKSIDILVIVVLGGLGSISGSIISAIVLTVISALLQNYPEVRMILYSLILIVIMLFRPQGLMGKKEIKLSKLIPMVGGDK, translated from the coding sequence ATGAAAAAGAGGTTTTTAGTTTACTTTCTGATTGTGGTTGTCATTTATGCGATTATTACAGTCTTAATGAAAATTGGAGTAATTGACGATTATATAAAACTTAACTTATTCTTGATAATGCTCAATATCATCTTGGCCGTGAGTTTAAACCTAATAAATGGAATAACTGGGCAGTTTTCACTTGGCCATGCAGGTTTTATGGCAATTGGTGCATATACAACAGCAGTGCTGACAACACTTGAAAAACCTCTTCCCTTTTACTTGACACTTTTGACTGGTGGACTTTTGGCAATGATTTGTGGGCTGCTCATTGGGCTTCCTGTTTTGAGATTAAGAGGTGACTACCTTGCAATAGCTACTTTAGGATTTGGTGAAATTATAAGGGTTATTGTCCAAAACATTGACTATTTAGGTGGAGCAAGTGGGATTAGCGACATTCCTCAGGGAATTGACTGGACAGGATATTTTGTCGTTACAGTAATCACTGTTGTTGTAATCTTAAATATCATAAATTCATCATTCGGAAGGGCTATGATTGCTATAAGGGAAGATGAAATTGCAGCAGAAGCTATGGGAATAAACACAACTTTATATAAGGTTTTAGCTTTTATGATAGGAGCATTTTTTGCAGGTGTTGCAGGCTCTGTTTATGCTGGATCGTTTGGCTTTATCCAGCCAGATATGTTCAACTTCTTCAAGTCTATAGACATATTAGTAATTGTTGTGCTGGGTGGGCTTGGCAGTATCTCAGGGTCCATTATATCTGCTATTGTTCTTACTGTAATCTCAGCACTTTTGCAAAACTATCCTGAGGTTAGAATGATTTTATATTCGCTTATTTTGATTGTCATTATGCTCTTTAGACCTCAAGGATTAATGGGAAAGAAAGAAATAAAGCTCTCTAAGCTTATTCCTATGGTTGGTGGTGATAAGTAA
- the pyrE gene encoding orotate phosphoribosyltransferase — translation MNESAYLQMFKDTDALLEGHFLLTSGKHSSKYLQCAKILQYPNLAETICKDLAKNFAGQEIDVVIGPAIGAITLSYELARQLNCRSIFAEREDGIMKLRRGFKIEEGEKVLVVEDVITTGGSVKEVIEIVKESRGEIVAVAGIVDRSGGKVDVGYPLKTLLTLNIETYEPDSCPLCREGIPLVKPGSRKVK, via the coding sequence ATGAATGAATCAGCTTATCTTCAGATGTTCAAAGACACAGATGCACTTTTAGAAGGCCACTTTTTATTGACATCAGGAAAACATAGTTCAAAATATCTTCAGTGTGCAAAGATATTGCAATATCCAAACCTTGCAGAGACAATTTGCAAAGACCTTGCAAAAAACTTTGCAGGACAAGAAATTGATGTTGTAATTGGACCAGCGATAGGAGCGATTACTTTGTCATATGAGCTTGCAAGACAGCTAAATTGCCGTTCTATCTTTGCAGAAAGAGAAGATGGAATAATGAAACTTCGTCGAGGCTTTAAGATTGAAGAGGGTGAAAAAGTATTAGTTGTAGAAGATGTCATTACAACAGGTGGCTCTGTAAAAGAAGTAATAGAAATCGTCAAAGAAAGCAGAGGAGAGATTGTAGCAGTTGCAGGAATTGTTGATAGAAGTGGCGGTAAGGTGGATGTGGGATATCCGTTAAAGACCCTTTTGACTCTTAACATTGAAACCTACGAACCTGATTCTTGCCCTCTTTGCCGGGAAGGGATTCCTCTTGTAAAGCCGGGGAGTAGAAAGGTGAAATAA
- a CDS encoding ABC transporter ATP-binding protein, which yields MLKVNRIDVYYGAIQALFSVSLEVQKGEIVTLIGANGAGKSTLLRTISGLIRPRTGSIHFEDIDITKKSPMEIVKLGISHVPEGRRVFPEMTVLENLELGAYLRKDKQGIKEDLKKVFERFPRLYERKNQLAGTLSGGEQQMLAIGRALMSRPKLLLLDEPSMGLAPILVTEIFKIIKEINSQGTTILLIEQNAHMALSIADRAYVIETGKIVLSGEAKEIAANPEVKKAYLGG from the coding sequence TTGCTTAAGGTAAATAGAATAGATGTTTACTATGGAGCTATACAAGCGTTGTTTTCGGTCTCATTAGAGGTTCAAAAAGGTGAGATTGTCACTTTAATTGGTGCAAATGGTGCAGGAAAATCTACTTTGCTCAGAACAATCTCTGGCCTTATTAGACCACGTACAGGTTCAATCCACTTTGAAGATATTGATATAACAAAAAAGTCGCCCATGGAAATTGTAAAGCTTGGAATTTCACATGTGCCAGAAGGAAGACGTGTCTTCCCAGAGATGACTGTTCTTGAGAATTTAGAACTTGGTGCGTACTTGAGAAAGGACAAGCAAGGAATAAAAGAGGATTTGAAAAAGGTGTTTGAGAGATTTCCAAGATTATATGAGAGAAAAAATCAGCTTGCTGGCACCCTCTCTGGCGGAGAGCAGCAGATGCTTGCAATTGGAAGAGCACTAATGTCAAGGCCAAAGCTACTTTTGCTTGATGAGCCTTCAATGGGTTTGGCGCCTATACTTGTGACTGAGATTTTTAAGATAATAAAAGAAATAAACTCACAAGGTACAACTATACTTTTGATTGAACAAAATGCCCACATGGCACTTTCAATCGCAGACAGGGCATATGTCATTGAAACAGGCAAAATTGTCTTATCTGGTGAGGCTAAAGAAATTGCAGCAAACCCTGAAGTTAAAAAAGCATATCTGGGTGGGTAA
- a CDS encoding dihydroorotate dehydrogenase electron transfer subunit: MKLLDVEIAENKMIANGIYLLSFESDYLANTFKPGNFVNILVEKDSIYPLLRRPFSISFVKENKVFIGYKVVGKGTQILSQKKKGDSINVLGPLGNSFLIDKFNGKVAVVGGGVGIFPLLSLCHELKKAGNKIDVFLGFRSRSDLFFVEEFKELSDNLFISTDDGSIGYKGNTVEVFKTKIEEGNYKVAFSCGPKPMLRFLKSLNLPFKCYVSLEEKMACGIGACLCCSIKGKDGNMLHVCSDGPVFDIMEVEI, from the coding sequence ATGAAGCTATTAGACGTTGAGATAGCTGAAAATAAAATGATTGCAAATGGAATATATCTTCTTTCTTTTGAGTCAGATTATTTAGCAAATACATTCAAACCAGGAAATTTTGTAAATATCCTTGTTGAGAAAGATTCAATATATCCGCTATTAAGACGTCCTTTTAGCATTTCATTTGTAAAAGAAAATAAAGTGTTTATTGGATATAAAGTAGTAGGCAAAGGTACTCAAATTCTCTCTCAGAAGAAAAAAGGTGACTCGATAAACGTGTTAGGTCCTCTTGGAAATTCATTTTTGATTGATAAGTTTAATGGCAAAGTAGCAGTGGTGGGGGGAGGTGTGGGGATTTTCCCACTTCTTTCCCTATGCCATGAACTAAAAAAGGCTGGAAATAAAATAGATGTTTTTCTTGGATTTAGAAGCAGAAGTGATTTGTTTTTTGTAGAGGAATTTAAAGAACTCTCAGACAATCTCTTCATATCAACAGATGATGGTAGCATAGGTTATAAAGGGAATACTGTTGAAGTTTTTAAAACAAAAATTGAAGAAGGAAATTACAAAGTAGCATTTTCATGTGGACCAAAACCCATGTTAAGATTTCTTAAGTCTTTAAACTTGCCATTTAAATGCTATGTGTCTCTGGAAGAAAAAATGGCATGTGGAATTGGTGCATGTCTTTGTTGTAGTATTAAAGGAAAAGATGGCAATATGCTACATGTATGTTCAGATGGCCCTGTTTTTGATATAATGGAGGTAGAGATATAA
- a CDS encoding histidine phosphatase family protein, translating to MSKTTIYLIRHAEAEGNFIRRFHGVTDSNVTEKGKLQAQRLAERLKSVHFDAIYSSPLKRALYTAQQIAKGRDIEIIIRNDLVEINGGDWEDRCWDELPILYPKEYELWEKRPHEHCMPNGESMHELYLRAVSAFEDIVKTNVGKCVCIVTHGTLIRALLTYIKGYEFERLNEILWQDNTAINIIEYKDNRYNLLVEGDWSHLGEELSTIAYQDWWQQFLKERGICNSNINIIERRERYE from the coding sequence ATGTCAAAGACTACTATTTATCTTATACGTCACGCGGAAGCTGAAGGAAATTTCATCAGAAGGTTTCATGGCGTAACAGACTCAAATGTGACTGAAAAAGGGAAGCTCCAGGCTCAAAGGCTTGCTGAGCGTCTGAAAAGTGTCCACTTTGATGCCATATATTCAAGTCCTCTCAAAAGGGCACTTTATACTGCTCAGCAGATAGCAAAGGGAAGAGATATTGAGATAATAATAAGAAATGACTTGGTTGAGATAAACGGAGGAGATTGGGAAGATAGGTGCTGGGATGAACTTCCTATTTTGTACCCAAAAGAGTATGAACTGTGGGAAAAAAGACCACATGAGCACTGTATGCCAAATGGAGAGAGCATGCATGAGCTTTATCTTCGTGCAGTCTCTGCTTTTGAGGATATTGTAAAGACAAATGTTGGAAAATGTGTATGTATAGTAACGCATGGAACATTGATTCGTGCACTTTTGACATACATAAAAGGATATGAGTTTGAAAGGCTAAACGAAATCTTGTGGCAGGATAACACTGCAATAAATATAATTGAATACAAGGATAACAGATATAACCTGCTTGTAGAAGGTGACTGGTCACACTTGGGTGAAGAGCTTTCTACTATTGCCTATCAAGACTGGTGGCAACAGTTTTTAAAAGAACGAGGAATTTGCAATAGTAATATCAATATAATCGAAAGGAGAGAAAGGTATGAATGA
- a CDS encoding dihydroorotate dehydrogenase, whose translation MLEVEISGVKLKNPIIAASGTFGFGREFSKLIDLNLFGGISTKGITLKKCAGNPQPRLCEVYGGIINSIGLENPGVEAFVNDELPFLKKFNTKIIANINGFNKEEFIELAKIVSPLVDMIEVNLSCPNIKEGGMAFGKDPNRVYEITKEVKKVSACPVIVKLTPNVTDITELAKAAEKAGADAISLINTVSAMAIDIETRRPLIKMVTGGLSGPAIKPIAVRMVYECFQKVNIPIIGMGGIMNYKDAIEFFLAGATAIQIGTVNFVNPNAVSEIRKGIENYLKAHGFKSVKDLVGNIII comes from the coding sequence ATGTTAGAAGTCGAAATAAGCGGTGTAAAGCTCAAAAATCCTATAATTGCTGCCTCAGGGACATTTGGGTTTGGTCGTGAATTTTCAAAACTTATTGACTTAAACCTATTTGGAGGAATTTCGACAAAAGGAATAACTCTCAAAAAATGTGCTGGAAATCCTCAGCCAAGACTGTGTGAAGTCTATGGTGGAATAATAAATTCAATTGGGCTTGAGAATCCCGGAGTTGAAGCATTTGTAAACGATGAGCTTCCTTTTTTAAAAAAGTTTAATACAAAGATAATTGCTAACATTAACGGTTTTAACAAAGAAGAATTTATAGAGCTTGCAAAGATAGTAAGCCCACTTGTAGATATGATTGAGGTCAATCTGTCGTGTCCCAATATAAAAGAAGGTGGTATGGCATTTGGAAAAGACCCCAATAGAGTTTATGAAATAACAAAAGAAGTAAAGAAAGTATCTGCATGCCCTGTAATAGTAAAACTTACACCCAACGTTACAGATATTACAGAGCTTGCTAAAGCAGCAGAGAAAGCAGGAGCAGATGCAATTTCACTTATAAACACCGTCTCTGCTATGGCAATTGACATTGAAACAAGAAGACCTCTTATTAAGATGGTAACAGGTGGACTTTCTGGTCCTGCAATAAAACCGATTGCCGTAAGGATGGTGTATGAGTGTTTTCAAAAAGTCAATATACCTATTATTGGAATGGGCGGAATCATGAATTATAAGGACGCAATAGAGTTCTTTTTAGCTGGTGCTACTGCCATTCAGATTGGCACAGTGAATTTTGTAAATCCCAATGCTGTTTCAGAAATAAGGAAAGGAATTGAAAACTATTTAAAAGCTCATGGGTTTAAATCAGTTAAAGACTTAGTTGGCAATATTATTATTTGA